In a genomic window of Asticcacaulis sp.:
- a CDS encoding DUF805 domain-containing protein has translation MAKHHILVGANAMFSPRGRINRLQFVLNFWACQVLIFVIWFGIAILPDALSDEWAARLDQPLNWLTMVLTVLLYFALFCLCATRLHDVGLSAWLGLILFAGFIPGLISSIGSDAIEAAGLTDMVNFIAFLGNLAVLILGIALSVWPGQPEENIYGPSPN, from the coding sequence ATGGCCAAACATCATATCCTTGTCGGCGCCAACGCCATGTTCTCACCGCGCGGTCGCATCAACCGCCTGCAATTCGTGCTGAACTTCTGGGCCTGCCAGGTATTGATCTTCGTCATCTGGTTCGGCATCGCCATACTGCCCGATGCGCTGAGCGACGAATGGGCCGCCCGGCTGGACCAGCCGTTGAACTGGCTGACCATGGTGTTGACGGTCCTGCTCTATTTTGCCCTGTTCTGCCTGTGCGCCACGCGCCTGCATGATGTCGGCCTGTCGGCCTGGCTGGGCCTGATCCTGTTCGCCGGCTTTATCCCTGGTCTGATCAGCAGCATCGGCAGCGACGCCATCGAAGCCGCCGGCCTGACCGACATGGTGAACTTCATCGCCTTCCTCGGTAACCTGGCCGTCCTGATACTGGGCATCGCCCTGTCGGTCTGGCCCGGACAGCCTGAGGAAAATATCTACGGTCCTTCGCCGAACTAA
- a CDS encoding tipN has product MKPPRSPLDPSESKTIFGRSKLRPLFDEPEAVAKPEAPAAESADTTEAGDVNDILEAPFDNPTHVATDARPEPVPEAGSEVMPAPESKLSIEDKPAPEPAPARAILDIPELRAELKPPPETTPPTRTHKTPSQSGRSVSAHKTKPESVARKAAPSSILLWGLATFASLLWACGLAAFALGAQTDLAAPAYEPFKIVVLVFLALFPTGLIFATAFALRNAAILSRQADRAAQLADTLMAPAASAAAQTGDLVAALREQVDHAVRAVRLAHADVTELSAQLKAETDRLNEAATNARAAAQNVTQSLAHERRSMGALSQSLSVQSSGIIEAVDRQARMVADASDLAQTQLREAEASLAASTSAVVTASADVADIARTAAEDLDRQTVRLETAGSGVVDQVRSVEEGLSQQRAELVSAALSLRADQEDFAVHIENQRAQLTEALSITRVATIDLGETSARGIDVLRDIVVSAQEHFQAVQGAAENERTAFETRIHATLSNISLMAADARDDLVEETRKALEQLNTSAEDAKRAADQAAQTAQMRVDRLNESIFEASKKADEVFDTRFAAARRLIEESADLIGEAGDQTAQKLDTSFAHTRQTIAEVNEALNDPATGADQLPTIAQARILEIRQSVEDGINAMLEAARKASQETEAVDTAFQERVKRNYDMLTEAVRLMGVISGDQPQTAEPAARERDLSRSTPPRRSPEPPAPTPAPALVQPSVTRARLLPLSVPASERAAAAPAPQREARPARAVQDGWSWRELLGGMEGRDKTPEPAATAPQTAVEPPPDPEFDSLDDVMVAEVSAMGIDAASLLGRARIEEVIGAIMAEDNEGARLVVRRVAPAAIRRLSRRLLADAPLRQQANDFATAYDQQINMALLAKDAIRELNEVLGSDAGRAYLLLDAAISDLI; this is encoded by the coding sequence ATGAAACCACCCCGCTCCCCGCTTGATCCCTCAGAATCGAAGACCATTTTCGGCCGCTCCAAATTGCGGCCGCTTTTCGATGAGCCGGAAGCCGTGGCCAAGCCGGAGGCACCTGCGGCGGAAAGCGCGGATACCACAGAGGCGGGGGACGTGAACGATATCCTCGAAGCCCCCTTCGATAATCCGACACATGTGGCGACCGATGCCCGTCCTGAACCCGTTCCGGAGGCAGGCTCGGAAGTCATGCCGGCGCCAGAGTCGAAATTAAGCATCGAAGACAAACCGGCGCCGGAACCGGCACCAGCCAGAGCCATTCTGGATATTCCCGAACTGAGGGCCGAACTGAAGCCGCCTCCCGAAACCACACCGCCGACGAGGACGCACAAGACACCTTCGCAATCCGGCCGGTCTGTCAGCGCGCACAAGACCAAACCGGAAAGCGTTGCCCGAAAGGCGGCGCCTTCGTCCATCCTGCTGTGGGGCCTCGCCACCTTCGCCAGCCTGCTGTGGGCCTGTGGCCTGGCAGCTTTTGCCCTGGGAGCCCAGACCGACCTGGCGGCCCCGGCCTACGAACCCTTCAAGATCGTCGTGCTGGTTTTCCTGGCCCTCTTCCCCACCGGTCTGATCTTCGCCACCGCCTTTGCCCTGCGCAATGCCGCCATCCTGTCGCGTCAGGCCGACCGCGCCGCGCAACTGGCAGATACCCTGATGGCGCCAGCCGCTTCCGCCGCCGCCCAGACCGGTGACCTTGTGGCCGCCCTGCGCGAACAGGTCGATCACGCGGTCCGCGCCGTCCGTCTCGCCCATGCCGATGTCACCGAACTGAGCGCGCAACTGAAGGCCGAAACCGACCGCCTGAATGAGGCCGCTACCAATGCCCGCGCGGCAGCGCAAAACGTTACCCAATCCCTGGCCCATGAACGCAGATCCATGGGCGCGCTCAGCCAGTCGCTGAGCGTACAGTCGAGCGGCATTATCGAAGCCGTCGACCGTCAGGCGCGCATGGTGGCCGATGCCTCCGACCTGGCCCAGACACAGTTGCGCGAAGCCGAGGCCAGCCTGGCCGCTTCCACCAGCGCCGTGGTCACGGCCTCGGCCGATGTGGCCGATATCGCCCGCACCGCTGCCGAAGACCTCGATCGCCAGACCGTGCGCCTCGAAACCGCCGGTTCCGGGGTCGTCGACCAGGTGCGCAGTGTCGAGGAAGGTCTTTCTCAGCAGCGCGCCGAACTGGTTTCCGCCGCCCTTTCCCTGCGCGCGGACCAGGAAGATTTCGCCGTCCATATCGAAAACCAGCGCGCCCAACTGACCGAGGCGCTCTCGATCACCCGAGTCGCCACGATCGACCTGGGCGAGACCTCGGCACGCGGCATCGACGTGCTGCGCGATATTGTTGTTTCCGCCCAGGAGCACTTCCAGGCCGTTCAGGGCGCCGCCGAGAACGAACGCACGGCCTTCGAGACCCGCATCCACGCCACCCTCTCCAATATCTCCCTGATGGCGGCCGACGCCCGTGACGACTTGGTCGAAGAAACCCGCAAGGCGCTGGAACAGCTCAACACCTCGGCCGAGGACGCCAAACGCGCCGCCGATCAGGCAGCCCAAACCGCGCAGATGCGCGTCGATCGGCTCAATGAATCGATCTTCGAGGCCAGCAAAAAGGCCGACGAGGTCTTTGATACACGCTTCGCCGCCGCGCGCCGCCTGATAGAGGAATCGGCCGACCTGATCGGCGAGGCCGGCGACCAGACGGCTCAAAAACTGGATACCAGCTTCGCCCATACCCGCCAGACCATTGCCGAGGTCAACGAGGCCCTGAACGACCCGGCCACGGGCGCCGATCAGTTGCCCACCATTGCCCAGGCGCGCATCCTCGAAATTCGCCAGAGCGTCGAAGACGGCATCAATGCCATGCTGGAAGCCGCCCGCAAGGCGTCGCAGGAAACCGAAGCCGTCGACACTGCCTTCCAGGAACGGGTGAAGCGCAATTACGACATGCTGACCGAGGCCGTGCGTCTGATGGGCGTCATATCCGGCGACCAGCCCCAGACCGCTGAACCAGCCGCCCGCGAACGGGATTTGAGCCGGTCGACGCCCCCCCGCAGATCACCCGAGCCGCCTGCCCCGACACCAGCGCCTGCCCTGGTGCAACCCTCCGTTACCCGTGCGCGCCTGCTGCCGTTGAGTGTGCCGGCGTCGGAACGGGCGGCCGCCGCACCGGCGCCGCAACGTGAGGCCCGCCCCGCCCGCGCCGTTCAGGATGGCTGGTCCTGGCGCGAACTGCTCGGCGGCATGGAAGGCCGCGACAAGACGCCGGAGCCGGCGGCAACGGCGCCCCAGACAGCGGTTGAACCGCCACCCGATCCGGAGTTCGACAGCCTGGACGATGTCATGGTTGCCGAGGTCAGCGCCATGGGAATCGATGCCGCTTCGCTGCTCGGCCGCGCCCGGATCGAAGAGGTCATCGGCGCCATCATGGCCGAGGATAATGAAGGGGCTCGCCTGGTCGTCCGCCGCGTCGCCCCCGCCGCCATTCGCCGCCTCAGCCGCCGGCTGCTGGCCGATGCGCCCCTGCGGCAGCAGGCCAATGACTTCGCCACCGCCTATGACCAGCAGATCAATATGGCCCTCCTCGCCAAGGATGCGATCCGGGAACTGAACGAGGTGCTCGGCAGCGATGCTGGCCGCGCCTACCTCCTGCTCGACGCCGCGATCAGCGACCTGATATGA
- a CDS encoding dipeptide epimerase yields MRLVLREETFPIAGRFTIARGSKTEARVLYVELEDQGHVGRGEAVPYARYGESIAQSLADIEAVRGRIEAGLSFGDLHDLLPAGAARNAIDCALWDLNAKLTGIPAWRTAGLKRLDPLKTAYTLSLDTPEAMGAQAAVNARRPLLKLKIGGPDDLDRIEAVRANAPKSRLIVDGNEGLSFDDLVRMAPEMQKLDVKLIEQPLKVSEDEQLLGYKSPVPLCADESLHTRAELDRCARLYSHINIKLDKTGGLTEALALKAAAREAGLSLMVGCMVATSLSMAPAMLVAQGAEFVDLDGPLLLARDREHGLEITGSILHPSTPELWG; encoded by the coding sequence ATGAGACTTGTTCTCCGCGAAGAGACCTTCCCGATCGCCGGGCGGTTCACCATTGCGCGCGGCTCGAAGACCGAGGCACGCGTCCTCTATGTCGAACTGGAAGACCAGGGCCATGTCGGTCGTGGCGAGGCCGTGCCCTATGCCCGCTATGGCGAAAGTATCGCGCAATCCCTGGCCGATATTGAAGCGGTGCGCGGTCGTATTGAAGCCGGTTTGAGTTTCGGCGACCTGCATGACCTTCTGCCCGCCGGCGCGGCGCGCAACGCCATCGATTGCGCCCTGTGGGATCTGAACGCCAAACTGACCGGCATCCCGGCCTGGCGCACCGCCGGTCTGAAACGGCTCGATCCGCTGAAAACCGCCTATACCTTAAGCCTCGACACGCCCGAAGCCATGGGGGCGCAGGCCGCCGTCAATGCCCGCCGCCCCCTGCTCAAGCTCAAGATCGGTGGCCCGGATGATCTCGACCGCATCGAGGCCGTGCGGGCCAATGCCCCGAAATCACGCCTGATTGTCGATGGCAATGAAGGTTTGAGTTTCGATGACCTGGTGCGCATGGCGCCTGAGATGCAGAAGCTTGATGTCAAACTGATCGAACAGCCGCTGAAGGTTTCCGAAGACGAGCAGTTGCTGGGTTATAAGTCACCGGTACCCTTGTGCGCAGATGAAAGCCTGCATACGCGCGCCGAACTGGACCGCTGCGCACGGCTCTACAGCCATATTAATATCAAGCTCGACAAGACCGGCGGCCTGACCGAGGCCCTGGCCCTGAAAGCCGCGGCCAGGGAGGCCGGCTTAAGCCTCATGGTTGGCTGCATGGTGGCGACCTCGCTTTCGATGGCCCCGGCCATGCTGGTGGCGCAAGGCGCGGAATTCGTCGATCTCGACGGCCCGCTCCTGCTGGCGCGCGACCGCGAACATGGGCTGGAGATTACCGGCTCTATCCTGCATCCGTCCACGCCGGAATTGTGGGGCTAA
- a CDS encoding cupin-like domain-containing protein, with amino-acid sequence MDFPSVEIRHDIGPDEAEARLIGRDTPVILKGLVSAWPAVERARRSTVELIEYLKACDAGRPAETFRQAPGGDGKYFYDEGSAGFNFQRAAIPLKMTLDRVNELRGQADAERIYIQSAPLKDYMPRFKAENPLEVPGAEPRIWIGNRAVTQTHFDINYNLVCMVAGRKRFVLFPPDQTKNLYMGPLEATISGVPTSMASLENPDFDAHPRFREALANAVVADLAPGDGLYVPYMWWHHVSSSEDLNVQVNYWWNTAGAEMGAPMLVLMLAMLGLRDLPSDQNRAWQAMFDHLVFSGDTGGHLSPEARGILGDMAPDQRLMIRRAIGRNLQD; translated from the coding sequence ATGGATTTTCCATCCGTCGAAATCAGGCATGATATTGGTCCCGATGAAGCGGAGGCGCGCCTCATCGGGCGTGATACGCCGGTTATCCTCAAGGGACTGGTCAGTGCCTGGCCGGCGGTGGAGCGGGCACGACGATCGACGGTGGAACTGATCGAGTACCTGAAGGCGTGCGATGCCGGCAGGCCCGCCGAAACCTTTCGCCAGGCGCCGGGCGGCGATGGCAAATATTTTTATGATGAGGGTTCTGCGGGCTTCAATTTCCAGCGCGCGGCCATCCCCCTGAAAATGACGCTTGATCGCGTGAACGAACTGAGGGGGCAGGCGGACGCGGAGCGCATCTATATCCAATCGGCGCCGCTGAAGGATTATATGCCGCGCTTCAAGGCTGAAAACCCGCTGGAGGTGCCGGGCGCGGAGCCGCGCATCTGGATCGGCAATCGTGCCGTGACCCAGACGCACTTTGACATCAATTATAATCTCGTTTGCATGGTGGCGGGGCGTAAGCGCTTTGTGCTGTTTCCCCCTGACCAGACGAAGAACCTCTATATGGGGCCACTGGAAGCGACGATTTCAGGCGTGCCGACCTCGATGGCCTCGCTGGAAAATCCCGATTTTGACGCCCATCCGCGTTTCCGAGAGGCATTGGCCAACGCTGTGGTCGCCGACCTGGCGCCGGGGGATGGTCTCTATGTGCCCTATATGTGGTGGCATCATGTCTCTTCCAGCGAAGACCTGAATGTGCAGGTCAATTACTGGTGGAATACGGCAGGCGCGGAAATGGGCGCGCCGATGCTGGTGCTGATGCTGGCCATGCTGGGCCTGCGTGATTTGCCGTCGGATCAGAACAGGGCATGGCAGGCGATGTTCGATCACCTGGTTTTCAGCGGGGATACGGGCGGGCACCTGTCACCGGAGGCGCGCGGCATTCTGGGCGATATGGCGCCGGACCAGCGCCTGATGATCCGCCGCGCCATCGGACGCAATTTGCAGGATTAG
- a CDS encoding DUF805 domain-containing protein: MIQFLFSPNGRISGTQFFSGIAIAMLVMVVIGFALGTVPSLDGPMILSLCWLFLAWPLACLVIKRLHDTGRGARWLWGLAPQAILAVLSLAMGGFIPVIMLWLITLLGVLANLACWSLLFFLALKPGDEGENAYGPDPHLKDQAA; the protein is encoded by the coding sequence ATGATCCAATTCCTGTTTTCACCCAATGGCCGCATCAGCGGCACGCAATTCTTCTCCGGTATCGCCATCGCCATGCTGGTCATGGTGGTAATAGGCTTTGCGCTCGGCACCGTGCCTTCACTTGACGGGCCGATGATCCTGAGCCTCTGCTGGCTCTTTCTCGCCTGGCCGCTCGCCTGCCTGGTGATTAAACGGCTGCATGATACCGGACGCGGGGCACGGTGGCTGTGGGGATTGGCGCCGCAGGCTATTCTGGCCGTTCTTTCGCTCGCCATGGGCGGTTTCATCCCCGTCATCATGCTGTGGCTGATAACCTTGCTTGGCGTACTGGCCAATCTTGCCTGCTGGAGCCTGCTGTTCTTCCTGGCCCTGAAACCGGGCGATGAAGGCGAAAATGCCTATGGCCCTGATCCGCATCTCAAGGACCAGGCGGCGTGA